In Desulfonatronospira thiodismutans ASO3-1, a single window of DNA contains:
- a CDS encoding PaaI family thioesterase: protein MSAIKDFINEHDRFARMSGIELVEVNQGSALARMTIQEMHLNGLDMVHGGALFTLADLAFAAASNSRGQAAVGINASISYIRPAKAGTVLSAQASEIFSHRTLSGYSVEVKNDQDKLVATFQGTAFKKDFPLVPGA, encoded by the coding sequence ATGTCAGCCATCAAGGACTTCATAAACGAGCATGACCGGTTTGCCCGCATGTCCGGAATCGAGCTGGTGGAAGTTAACCAGGGAAGCGCCCTGGCCCGCATGACAATCCAGGAAATGCATTTGAACGGCCTGGACATGGTGCACGGCGGAGCACTGTTTACCCTGGCGGACCTGGCTTTTGCCGCGGCTTCCAATTCCCGCGGCCAGGCCGCGGTGGGAATAAACGCCTCAATAAGCTACATCCGTCCTGCCAAGGCCGGTACTGTACTTTCAGCCCAGGCCAGTGAGATTTTTTCCCACAGAACTTTGTCCGGGTACAGCGTAGAAGTCAAGAACGACCAGGACAAACTCGTGGCAACCTTTCAGGGTACAGCCTTTAAAAAGGATTTCCCCCTGGTTCCAGGGGCATAA
- a CDS encoding substrate-binding domain-containing protein, whose amino-acid sequence MVRISLFLLLAALLGVSGCHGDQVQDRDRVLTMSTTTSTEASGLLDHLLPEFKADTGITVRVMSKGTGAALRDGMDVNADVVMVHDVERENQFVEDGYGTKRYYVMYNDFIIVGPEEDPAGIEDAADIAEAMRLIADAGEPFVSRGDDSGTHGREKQLWEESGLEITGSSEPADGAGWYFSIGQGMGQALLFAEEKNGYVLADRGTYLQYKYGRDAQYDLEIVYEGGDMLENPYGVIPVNPEKHPHVKYDLAKEFAEWLVSERGQEVIGSYELLGSQLFIPDAK is encoded by the coding sequence ATGGTCAGGATTTCACTTTTTTTACTGTTGGCCGCCTTACTGGGTGTGAGCGGGTGCCATGGCGACCAGGTCCAGGACCGGGACAGGGTGCTCACCATGAGCACCACCACCAGCACCGAGGCTTCGGGACTGCTGGACCACCTTCTTCCGGAATTCAAGGCAGATACCGGAATAACAGTGCGGGTCATGTCCAAGGGTACCGGCGCCGCCCTGCGCGATGGCATGGACGTCAATGCCGACGTGGTCATGGTCCATGATGTGGAAAGGGAAAATCAGTTTGTAGAAGATGGCTACGGCACCAAGCGCTATTATGTAATGTACAACGATTTTATTATTGTCGGGCCTGAAGAGGATCCGGCAGGCATCGAGGACGCTGCAGACATTGCTGAGGCCATGAGGCTTATTGCCGATGCCGGGGAGCCTTTTGTTTCCAGAGGAGATGACAGCGGTACCCACGGCAGGGAAAAACAGCTCTGGGAAGAAAGCGGGCTGGAGATTACCGGGTCCAGTGAGCCGGCAGACGGAGCGGGCTGGTATTTTTCCATAGGCCAGGGTATGGGCCAGGCCCTGCTATTTGCCGAGGAAAAGAACGGCTACGTTCTTGCGGACAGGGGAACCTATCTGCAGTACAAGTACGGCAGGGATGCACAATATGATCTGGAGATCGTTTATGAGGGCGGAGATATGCTGGAGAACCCTTACGGGGTGATTCCGGTTAACCCGGAGAAACATCCCCACGTGAAATATGATCTGGCTAAGGAATTCGCGGAGTGGCTGGTTTCCGAGCGTGGACAGGAGGTCATTGGGTCCTACGAACTTCTTGGCTCACAGCTTTTTATTCCAGATGCAAAGTAA
- the trpS gene encoding tryptophan--tRNA ligase translates to MRQGGEKRVVSGMRPTGPLHLGHYFGVLQNWVDFQENYTCYYFVADWHALTSEYAEPRKIKPFVAELVKDWIASGLDPEKCVLFQQSLIKEHAELNLLLSMITPLGWLERNPTYKEIRQELINKDLNTHGFLGYPVLQAADILIYRPDFVPVGHDQLPHLELTREIARRFNHLYGDFLPEPQAKLTESAKLPGLDGRKMSKSYGNCIYLGEEMETIRPKVMSMLTDTSRMRKADPGDPEVCNLYPYHRLMTPEETCREIRENCTQAKWGCVDCKKLLLTHLEEFLAPIQERRRRMDDHPELLSEILNTGNTQARHEAARTMELIREKLGFDF, encoded by the coding sequence ATGCGACAAGGCGGTGAAAAACGGGTGGTGTCCGGGATGCGGCCCACAGGACCACTACATCTGGGACATTACTTCGGAGTGCTGCAGAACTGGGTGGATTTTCAGGAAAACTATACCTGCTACTATTTTGTTGCGGACTGGCACGCCCTGACCAGCGAGTACGCTGAGCCCAGAAAAATCAAGCCCTTTGTGGCCGAGCTGGTCAAGGACTGGATCGCCTCCGGTCTGGACCCGGAAAAGTGTGTCCTCTTCCAGCAGTCTCTCATCAAGGAACATGCAGAGCTGAATCTTCTGCTGAGCATGATCACACCTCTGGGCTGGCTGGAGCGCAACCCCACCTACAAGGAGATAAGGCAGGAGCTCATCAACAAGGACCTGAACACCCACGGCTTTCTGGGTTATCCCGTGCTCCAGGCCGCAGACATTCTCATCTACCGCCCGGACTTTGTCCCTGTGGGGCATGACCAGCTTCCCCACCTGGAGCTGACCCGGGAAATCGCCAGACGCTTCAACCACCTGTACGGAGACTTCCTGCCCGAGCCCCAGGCCAAGCTGACAGAGTCCGCCAAGCTGCCCGGCCTGGACGGGCGCAAGATGAGCAAGAGCTACGGCAACTGCATCTACCTCGGAGAGGAGATGGAGACCATCCGGCCCAAGGTCATGAGCATGCTCACTGATACCAGCCGCATGCGCAAAGCCGATCCCGGCGACCCCGAGGTCTGCAACCTGTACCCTTATCACCGGCTTATGACCCCGGAAGAGACCTGCCGGGAAATCCGGGAAAACTGCACCCAGGCCAAATGGGGTTGCGTGGACTGCAAAAAGCTGCTTTTGACCCACCTGGAAGAATTCCTGGCCCCCATACAGGAAAGAAGAAGGCGGATGGATGACCACCCGGAGCTTCTAAGTGAGATACTGAACACC
- a CDS encoding winged helix-turn-helix domain-containing protein, translating into MKSKYDVGLSVWLHTGSETIFCQGRALLLEGIEEHGSLRQAAKSLGMSYRAAWGKLKKTQDILGIDLVVLSGEQPRRYELTSRAREILNAFNSWRNRMKTIAGKEARELQELFKGAGPEK; encoded by the coding sequence ATGAAAAGCAAGTATGATGTGGGTCTAAGCGTCTGGCTCCATACAGGCAGCGAGACCATTTTCTGTCAGGGCAGGGCGCTGCTCCTGGAAGGTATTGAAGAGCACGGATCCCTGCGTCAGGCGGCCAAAAGCCTGGGCATGTCCTATCGTGCGGCCTGGGGCAAATTGAAAAAGACCCAGGATATCCTGGGCATTGACCTGGTGGTTCTAAGCGGTGAGCAGCCCCGGCGTTACGAGCTTACTTCCAGGGCCAGGGAGATTTTAAACGCCTTCAATTCCTGGCGCAACAGGATGAAGACCATTGCCGGGAAAGAGGCCCGGGAACTTCAGGAATTGTTTAAAGGTGCCGGGCCTGAAAAGTGA
- a CDS encoding ABC transporter permease: MEGFLISSLAEAVRMLWSLDPELYFIVYVSLYVSFFSTLIAAVLGIPLGFLVAVKEFRGKRAVITILNTLLALPTVVIGIFVYAFLSRRGILGDLGMLYTPWAIVVGQVILITPWVTTFTLAAVSRIDSRYRRTAMTLGANLWQTSLSIAREARYGILAAIIAAFGRAIAEIGIAMMLGGNIKGFTRTMTTAMALEHNKGEFILALGLGIVLLSISLFMNIFMQLVQGRYGSAR; encoded by the coding sequence ATGGAAGGCTTTTTAATCAGCAGCCTGGCTGAAGCCGTGCGTATGCTCTGGTCTCTGGACCCGGAGCTGTATTTTATCGTTTACGTATCCCTGTATGTAAGCTTCTTCTCCACCCTTATAGCTGCCGTTCTGGGTATTCCCCTGGGCTTTCTGGTGGCGGTTAAAGAGTTCCGGGGAAAAAGGGCTGTAATCACCATCCTGAATACCCTGCTTGCCCTGCCCACTGTGGTTATCGGGATCTTTGTCTACGCTTTTCTGTCCAGGCGGGGCATCCTCGGCGATCTGGGCATGCTGTATACCCCCTGGGCCATAGTGGTGGGCCAGGTTATTCTCATCACGCCCTGGGTGACCACCTTCACCCTGGCAGCAGTAAGCCGGATTGACTCCCGCTACAGGCGAACCGCCATGACCCTGGGGGCGAACCTGTGGCAGACTTCCCTGTCCATAGCCAGGGAGGCCCGCTACGGGATTCTGGCCGCCATCATAGCCGCCTTCGGCCGGGCCATAGCAGAAATCGGCATTGCCATGATGCTGGGGGGAAATATCAAGGGATTCACCCGGACCATGACCACGGCCATGGCCTTAGAGCACAACAAGGGTGAATTCATACTGGCCCTGGGCCTGGGGATTGTTCTTCTATCAATCAGCCTGTTTATGAATATCTTTATGCAGCTGGTGCAGGGACGTTACGGGAGTGCCAGATGA
- a CDS encoding site-2 protease family protein, with protein MFDISYLVNQVIPMVIPLLLGVTLHEVAHGYTAYRFGDPTARNAGRLSLNPVRHADPFGTVLLPLLLILMKSPFLFGWAKPVPFNPSYFQDARKGIFWVALAGPTANFALAVAFFLLLQGLAIMQPVLDPGNSGYLQPVMMVAYFGIFINIILGIFNLFPIPPLDGSKVLATFLPGRMAGQYMQLEKYGFIIIILLLFLGVFQTVFGHVINFVNSLLF; from the coding sequence ATGTTTGATATTTCTTACTTAGTCAACCAGGTAATCCCAATGGTCATCCCCCTTCTTCTGGGGGTCACCCTGCATGAAGTGGCCCACGGCTACACTGCCTACCGCTTCGGCGATCCAACAGCCAGAAACGCCGGGCGTCTTTCCCTGAACCCCGTGCGTCACGCTGATCCATTCGGCACAGTTCTTCTGCCTTTGCTGCTTATACTCATGAAAAGCCCATTCCTGTTCGGCTGGGCCAAACCTGTACCTTTCAACCCCTCCTATTTCCAGGATGCCAGGAAAGGCATCTTCTGGGTGGCCCTGGCCGGTCCCACGGCAAACTTTGCCCTGGCCGTGGCTTTTTTCCTGCTGCTGCAAGGCCTGGCCATTATGCAGCCTGTACTTGACCCCGGCAATTCCGGATACCTGCAGCCGGTAATGATGGTGGCCTATTTCGGGATCTTCATAAATATCATCCTGGGGATTTTTAACCTGTTCCCCATCCCGCCCTTAGACGGCAGCAAGGTGCTGGCCACGTTTCTGCCCGGGCGCATGGCCGGGCAGTACATGCAGCTGGAAAAATACGGCTTTATCATTATTATCCTGCTGCTCTTTCTGGGCGTATTTCAGACTGTCTTCGGCCACGTGATAAATTTCGTTAACAGCCTGCTGTTCTAA